The following are encoded in a window of Streptomyces sp. Go-475 genomic DNA:
- a CDS encoding HTTM domain-containing protein: MNRFSLCVSRGIARVTEAAFGPYQTAVIRIGFSATWLLFLLRELPHRHELYGPDGPWSWNLAEQLIGTNGAFTTLMWSDGRIWFESVYALAILASALLMLGWRTRTMSVLFMVGVLSLQNRSVFMGDGGDNVLHLMSIYLVFTRCAQVWSLDARRAARAGAARARGERVTDRTGPVLWGVLGFVLVAATLAGRMRGESLIPALLWTVWVGQALWWPAGRRARSGETRILLDVVANIVHNGALLVIMAEACLIYATAGWYKIQGSRWQDGTAVYYPLHLEYFSPWPALADLLSASGTLVMLMTYGTVLVQVAFPFTLFNRRVKNVLLAVMITEHAVIAVVLGLPFFSLAMIAADAVFLPTTFLRRLGGRVARARDRLLRRDRRTPPPEPHAHASPESTHVGFGT, from the coding sequence GTGAACCGCTTCTCCCTGTGCGTCTCGCGCGGGATCGCCCGTGTCACCGAGGCCGCCTTCGGCCCGTACCAGACCGCCGTCATCCGCATCGGCTTCAGCGCGACCTGGCTGCTGTTCCTGCTGCGCGAGCTGCCGCACCGCCATGAGCTCTACGGCCCCGACGGCCCGTGGAGCTGGAACCTCGCCGAGCAGCTGATCGGCACGAACGGGGCCTTCACCACGCTGATGTGGTCCGACGGCCGGATCTGGTTCGAGAGCGTCTACGCGCTCGCGATCCTGGCCAGTGCGCTGCTGATGCTCGGCTGGCGCACCCGCACCATGTCGGTGCTGTTCATGGTCGGCGTGCTGTCGCTGCAGAACCGCAGCGTCTTCATGGGCGACGGCGGCGACAACGTGCTGCACCTGATGTCGATCTACCTGGTGTTCACGCGCTGCGCCCAGGTGTGGTCGCTGGACGCCCGGCGGGCCGCGCGGGCCGGGGCGGCACGCGCGCGTGGCGAGCGGGTCACGGACCGGACCGGGCCGGTCCTGTGGGGCGTGCTCGGGTTCGTGCTGGTCGCGGCGACCCTGGCCGGCCGGATGCGGGGCGAGTCGCTGATACCGGCGCTGCTGTGGACCGTGTGGGTCGGGCAGGCCCTGTGGTGGCCGGCCGGGCGCCGCGCGAGGTCCGGCGAGACGCGGATCCTGCTCGACGTCGTCGCGAACATCGTGCACAACGGCGCCCTGCTGGTGATCATGGCGGAGGCGTGCCTGATCTACGCCACGGCCGGCTGGTACAAGATCCAGGGCTCCCGCTGGCAGGACGGCACCGCGGTCTACTACCCGCTCCACCTGGAGTACTTCTCGCCCTGGCCCGCGCTCGCCGACCTGCTGTCCGCCAGCGGCACGCTGGTGATGCTCATGACCTACGGGACCGTCCTGGTGCAGGTCGCCTTCCCGTTCACCCTGTTCAACCGGCGGGTGAAGAACGTCCTGCTGGCCGTGATGATCACCGAGCACGCCGTGATCGCCGTCGTCCTTGGCCTGCCGTTCTTCTCGCTGGCGATGATCGCGGCGGACGCGGTGTTCCTGCCGACGACCTTCCTGCGCCGCCTGGGCGGCCGGGTCGCCCGTGCGCGCGATCGCCTCCTGCGGCGCGACCGGCGTACGCCGCCGCCCGAGCCGCACGCGCACGCAAGCCCCGAGAGCACGCACGTAGGCTTCGGGACATGA
- a CDS encoding TrmH family RNA methyltransferase — translation MTDPVTAWHRLADDSVLLDGFHALKHALRFGAEVPVAVAADRAAALALADELAPDVRDGLAALLAEVPPETYASLVPRPHPTAVAALAVRPSRESNLGKLEATPRTAPVVVLDNPRNLGNAGAVIRLAAGFGATGVVTTGTVDPWHPTVVRGGAGLHFATAVERLEVPDLPPGPLFALDPEGDDIRGVKLPDDAVLAFGSERTGLSTELRARADHLLSLPMRPQVSSYNLATSVAMTLYHWSCRGA, via the coding sequence ATGACCGACCCCGTGACCGCCTGGCACCGGCTCGCCGACGACAGTGTCCTGCTCGACGGCTTCCACGCCCTCAAGCACGCGCTGCGGTTCGGCGCCGAGGTGCCGGTGGCGGTGGCCGCGGACCGGGCCGCCGCGCTCGCCCTCGCCGACGAGCTGGCGCCCGACGTACGGGACGGTCTGGCCGCGCTGCTGGCGGAGGTGCCGCCGGAGACGTACGCGTCGCTCGTGCCGCGCCCGCACCCGACGGCGGTCGCCGCCCTGGCCGTACGGCCATCCCGTGAATCCAACCTCGGGAAGCTCGAGGCCACACCCCGCACGGCCCCCGTCGTGGTCCTCGACAACCCGCGCAACCTGGGCAACGCCGGGGCGGTGATCCGCCTGGCCGCCGGCTTCGGGGCGACGGGCGTGGTCACCACGGGGACGGTCGACCCCTGGCATCCCACCGTCGTACGCGGCGGGGCCGGTCTGCACTTCGCGACGGCGGTGGAACGGCTGGAGGTGCCCGACCTGCCGCCCGGCCCGCTGTTCGCCCTCGACCCGGAGGGCGACGACATCCGGGGCGTCAAGCTCCCGGACGACGCCGTCCTCGCGTTCGGCTCGGAACGCACGGGCCTGTCGACGGAACTACGCGCGCGTGCGGACCACCTGCTGTCCCTGCCGATGCGTCCCCAGGTCAGCAGCTACAACCTGGCGACGAGCGTGGCCATGACCCTGTACCACTGGAGCTGCCGCGGGGCTTAG
- the pdhA gene encoding pyruvate dehydrogenase (acetyl-transferring) E1 component subunit alpha: MTVMEQRGAYRPTPPPAWQPRMDPAPLLPDAEPYRVLGTEAAAQADPELLRRLYAELVKGRRYNAQATALTKQGRLAVYPSTTGQEACEVAAALVLEEQDWLFPSYRDTLAVVARGVDPVEALTLLRGDWHTGYDPYEHRVAPLCTPLATQLPHAVGLAHAARLKGDDVVALAMVGDGGTSEGDFHEALNFAAVWQAPVVFLVQNNGFAISVPLAKQTAAPSLAHKAVGYGMPGRLVDGNDAAAVHEVLSDAVRHAREGGGPTLVEAITYRVDAHTNADDATRYRADAEVETWRAHDPIQLLERELTARGLLDEAGVEAARQDAETMAAALRERMNQDPALDPMDLFTHVYAEPTPQLREQQARLRAELEAEADAEPEGGTHR; this comes from the coding sequence ATGACGGTCATGGAGCAGCGGGGCGCGTACCGGCCGACCCCGCCGCCCGCCTGGCAGCCGCGCATGGATCCCGCGCCGCTGCTGCCCGACGCCGAGCCGTACCGCGTCCTCGGCACCGAGGCGGCCGCGCAGGCCGACCCGGAGCTGCTGCGGCGGCTCTACGCGGAGCTGGTGAAGGGCCGCCGCTACAACGCGCAGGCCACCGCGCTCACCAAGCAGGGCCGTCTCGCGGTCTACCCCTCCACCACCGGCCAGGAGGCCTGCGAGGTCGCCGCCGCGCTGGTCCTCGAGGAGCAGGACTGGCTCTTCCCGAGCTACCGCGACACGCTCGCCGTGGTGGCCCGCGGGGTGGACCCCGTCGAGGCGCTGACCCTGCTGCGCGGCGACTGGCACACCGGCTACGACCCCTACGAGCACCGCGTCGCGCCCCTGTGCACCCCGCTCGCCACCCAGCTGCCGCACGCCGTGGGCCTCGCGCACGCCGCCCGCCTCAAGGGCGACGACGTCGTCGCGCTGGCCATGGTCGGCGACGGCGGCACCAGCGAGGGCGACTTCCACGAGGCGCTGAACTTCGCCGCCGTCTGGCAGGCCCCGGTCGTCTTCCTCGTGCAGAACAACGGCTTCGCGATCTCCGTCCCGCTCGCCAAGCAGACCGCGGCCCCGTCGCTGGCCCACAAGGCCGTCGGCTACGGCATGCCCGGCCGCCTGGTCGACGGCAACGACGCCGCCGCTGTGCACGAGGTGCTCTCCGACGCCGTACGGCACGCGCGCGAGGGCGGCGGCCCCACCCTCGTCGAGGCCATCACGTACCGCGTCGACGCCCACACCAACGCCGACGACGCGACCCGCTACCGCGCTGACGCCGAGGTCGAGACCTGGCGCGCGCACGACCCGATCCAGCTGCTGGAGCGGGAGCTGACCGCCCGCGGCCTGCTCGACGAGGCCGGCGTCGAAGCCGCCCGGCAGGACGCCGAGACCATGGCGGCGGCCCTGCGCGAGCGCATGAACCAGGACCCGGCCCTGGACCCCATGGACCTGTTCACCCACGTCTACGCCGAGCCCACCCCGCAACTGCGCGAGCAGCAGGCCCGGCTGCGGGCCGAGCTGGAGGCCGAGGCCGACGCCGAGCCCGAGGGGGGCACGCACCGATGA
- a CDS encoding alpha-ketoacid dehydrogenase subunit beta, with the protein MTTVAVKPATMAQALTRALRDAMAADPAVHVMGEDVGTLGGVFRVTDGLAKEFGEDRCTDTPLAEAGILGTAVGMAMYGLRPVVEMQFDAFAYPAFEQLISHVSRMRNRTRGAMPLPITIRVPYGGGIGGVEHHSDSSEAYYMATPGLHVVTPATVADAYGLLRAAIASDDPVVFLEPKRLYWSKDAWNPEEPTPVEPIGRAVVRRSGRSATLITYGPSVPVCLEAAEAARAEGWDLEVVDLRSLVPFDDETVCASVRRTGRAVVVHESGSFGGPGGEIAARVTERCFHHLEAPVLRVAGFDVPYPPPMLERHHLPGVDRILDAVGRLQWEAES; encoded by the coding sequence ATGACCACCGTCGCCGTCAAGCCGGCCACCATGGCGCAGGCCCTCACGCGCGCGCTGCGCGACGCCATGGCCGCCGACCCCGCCGTGCACGTCATGGGCGAGGACGTCGGCACCCTCGGCGGCGTCTTCCGCGTCACCGACGGACTCGCCAAGGAATTCGGTGAGGACCGCTGCACGGACACCCCGCTGGCCGAGGCGGGCATCCTCGGCACCGCCGTCGGCATGGCGATGTACGGCCTGCGCCCGGTTGTGGAGATGCAGTTCGACGCGTTCGCCTACCCGGCGTTCGAGCAGCTGATCTCGCACGTATCCCGGATGCGCAACCGCACCCGCGGCGCCATGCCCCTGCCGATCACCATCCGCGTGCCCTACGGCGGCGGCATCGGCGGCGTCGAGCACCACAGCGACTCCTCCGAGGCGTACTACATGGCGACCCCGGGGCTCCATGTCGTCACGCCCGCGACCGTCGCCGACGCCTACGGGCTGCTGCGCGCCGCCATCGCCTCCGACGACCCGGTCGTCTTCCTGGAGCCCAAGCGGCTGTACTGGTCGAAGGACGCCTGGAACCCCGAGGAGCCGACGCCCGTTGAGCCGATAGGCCGCGCGGTGGTGCGGCGCTCGGGCCGGAGCGCCACGCTCATCACGTACGGGCCGTCCGTACCCGTCTGCCTGGAGGCGGCCGAGGCGGCCCGGGCCGAGGGCTGGGACCTCGAAGTCGTCGACCTGCGCTCCCTGGTGCCGTTCGACGACGAGACGGTGTGCGCCTCGGTGCGGCGGACGGGACGCGCGGTCGTCGTCCACGAGTCGGGTTCCTTCGGGGGCCCGGGCGGGGAGATCGCGGCCCGGGTCACGGAGCGCTGCTTCCACCACCTGGAGGCGCCGGTGCTGCGCGTGGCCGGGTTCGACGTCCCGTACCCGCCGCCGATGCTGGAGCGCCACCACCTGCCCGGTGTGGACCGGATCCTGGACGCCGTGGGGCGCCTGCAGTGGGAGGCCGAGAGCTGA
- a CDS encoding TetR/AcrR family transcriptional regulator, with product MTTAKRDTYTPDTLLSVAVRVFNERGYDGTSMEHLSKAAGISKSSIYHHVTGKEELLRRAVSRALDGLFGILDEEHARVGRAAERLEYVVRRMVEVLIAELPYVTLLLRVRGNTDTERWALERRRDFDHRVADLLKAAAADGDVRGDIEGRLVTRLVFGMINSIVEWYRPDGRGMGEREVADAVVQLAFSGLRKAA from the coding sequence ATGACCACCGCCAAGCGCGACACCTACACCCCGGACACGCTGCTGTCCGTCGCCGTCCGGGTGTTCAACGAGCGCGGCTACGACGGCACCTCCATGGAGCACCTCTCCAAGGCGGCCGGCATCTCCAAGTCGTCGATCTACCACCACGTCACCGGCAAGGAGGAGCTGCTGCGCCGGGCCGTGAGCCGGGCCCTGGACGGCCTCTTCGGGATCCTCGACGAGGAGCACGCGCGCGTGGGGCGCGCCGCCGAGCGCCTGGAGTACGTCGTGCGGCGCATGGTCGAGGTGCTCATAGCCGAGCTGCCCTACGTGACGCTGCTGCTGCGGGTGCGCGGCAACACCGACACCGAGCGGTGGGCCCTGGAGCGGCGCCGCGACTTCGACCACCGGGTCGCCGACCTGCTGAAGGCCGCGGCGGCGGACGGGGACGTGCGGGGCGACATAGAGGGCCGGCTGGTGACCCGGCTGGTCTTCGGGATGATCAACTCGATCGTGGAGTGGTACCGGCCGGACGGGCGGGGCATGGGCGAGCGCGAGGTGGCCGACGCGGTGGTGCAGCTGGCCTTCTCGGGCCTGCGCAAGGCTGCCTGA
- a CDS encoding dihydrolipoamide acetyltransferase family protein, which produces MAQVLEFKLPDLGEGLTEAEIVRWLVEVGDVVAVDQPVVEVETAKAMVEVPCPYGGVVTARFGEEGTELPVGAPLITVAVGERPPSGGGTAGAGSEGSGNVLVGYGTSQAPARRRRVRPDRPVTGAAHGPGAAVPAAVDGRAGDAEAEDGPVPVISPLVRRLARQNGIDLRELTGSGPDGLILRADVEYALRAAAPAGAATPTAEPHARVPQVTSPSLAQATAPRPSATAAPGETRIPLKGVRGAVADKLARSRREIPDATCWVDADATELMRARTAMNAAGGPKISLLALLARICTAALARFPELNATVDAEAREVVRFDHVHLGFAAQTDRGLVVPVVRDAHVRDAESLTAEFARLTEAGRAGTLTPADLTGGTFTLNNYGVFGVDGSTPIINHPEAAMLGVGRIVPKPWVHEGELAVRQVVQLSLTFDHRVCDGGVAGGFLRYVADCVEQPAVLLRTL; this is translated from the coding sequence ATGGCACAGGTGCTGGAGTTCAAGCTGCCCGACCTCGGTGAGGGGCTCACCGAGGCGGAGATCGTCCGCTGGCTGGTCGAGGTCGGCGACGTCGTCGCCGTCGACCAGCCGGTCGTCGAGGTCGAGACGGCCAAGGCGATGGTCGAGGTGCCCTGCCCCTACGGCGGCGTGGTCACGGCCCGCTTCGGCGAGGAGGGCACCGAACTGCCCGTCGGGGCACCGCTGATCACGGTCGCGGTGGGGGAGCGGCCGCCGTCCGGCGGCGGCACGGCGGGGGCCGGGAGCGAGGGCTCGGGCAACGTCCTCGTCGGGTACGGCACGTCGCAGGCGCCCGCGCGGCGACGGCGGGTGCGGCCGGACCGGCCGGTGACGGGGGCGGCCCATGGCCCGGGTGCCGCCGTCCCGGCGGCGGTGGACGGCCGGGCCGGAGACGCCGAAGCGGAGGACGGCCCGGTCCCCGTGATCTCGCCCCTGGTCCGGCGGCTGGCCCGGCAGAACGGCATCGACCTGCGGGAGCTGACCGGCTCCGGCCCCGACGGGCTGATCCTGCGGGCGGACGTGGAGTACGCCCTGCGCGCCGCCGCCCCCGCGGGCGCGGCGACCCCCACGGCTGAGCCGCACGCCCGCGTGCCGCAGGTGACGAGCCCGTCCCTCGCCCAGGCCACCGCACCACGCCCCTCCGCCACCGCGGCCCCCGGCGAGACCCGCATCCCCCTCAAGGGCGTCCGCGGCGCCGTCGCCGACAAGCTGGCCCGCAGCCGCCGGGAGATCCCGGACGCCACCTGCTGGGTGGACGCCGACGCCACGGAGCTGATGCGGGCGCGCACGGCCATGAACGCGGCCGGCGGACCGAAGATCTCCCTCCTGGCCCTGCTGGCCCGGATCTGCACGGCGGCCCTCGCCCGCTTCCCGGAGCTCAACGCCACGGTGGACGCGGAGGCCAGGGAGGTCGTCCGGTTCGACCACGTACACCTGGGCTTCGCGGCGCAGACCGACCGGGGGCTCGTCGTCCCGGTCGTACGGGACGCGCACGTCCGCGACGCCGAGTCGCTGACCGCGGAGTTCGCCCGGCTGACCGAGGCGGGCCGCGCCGGGACGCTGACGCCGGCGGACCTCACCGGCGGGACCTTCACGCTGAACAACTACGGGGTCTTCGGCGTCGACGGCTCCACGCCGATCATCAACCACCCCGAGGCCGCCATGCTCGGCGTCGGCCGCATCGTCCCCAAGCCCTGGGTGCACGAGGGCGAGCTGGCGGTGCGCCAGGTCGTCCAGCTCTCCCTCACGTTCGACCACCGGGTGTGCGACGGCGGCGTGGCGGGCGGCTTCCTGCGCTACGTGGCGGACTGCGTGGAGCAACCGGCGGTGCTGCTGCGGACGCTTTGA
- the paaN gene encoding phenylacetic acid degradation protein PaaN: protein MTAALSAHELIARHRSTLDQALEAIRTRAYWSPHPEHPKAYGENGSLDAAAGKAAFDALLGSRLDLGQPGTDDWVGGETSPYGIDLGVTYPHADLDVLLPAMKAGQRAWRDAGAEQRAVVCLEILKRISDRTHEFAHAVMHTSGQAFMMAFQAGGPHAQDRGLEAVAYAYVEQVRTPDNAEWTKPQGKRDPLAMTKQFTPVPRGIGLVIGCNTFPTWNGYPGLFASLATGNAVLVKPHPRAVLPLALTVQVAREVLAETGFDPNLVALAAERPGEGIAKTLALRPEIRIIDYTGSTTFGDWLEANARQAQVYTEKAGVNTVVVHSTSDYKGMLSNLAFSLSLYSGQMCTTPQNLLVPREGISTDQGPKSYDEVVADLARAVDGLLGDDARANALLGAIVNPDVKARLEKAAGLGEVALPSREITNPDFPEAVVRTPVIVKLDGAKPDAEAAYMSECFGPVSFAVAVDSVADAVELLGRTIREKGAMTVGAYTTDAEVERAVQEVCLEEAAQLSLNLTGGVYVNQTAAFSDFHGSGGNPAASAALCDGAFVANRFRVVEVRREA from the coding sequence ATGACCGCCGCACTCTCGGCGCACGAGCTGATCGCCCGGCACCGGTCCACCCTCGACCAGGCGCTGGAAGCGATCCGCACGCGCGCGTACTGGTCCCCGCACCCCGAGCACCCCAAGGCCTACGGGGAGAACGGCAGCCTGGACGCGGCGGCGGGCAAGGCCGCCTTCGACGCCCTGCTCGGCAGCCGCCTCGACCTCGGCCAGCCCGGGACGGACGACTGGGTGGGCGGCGAGACCTCCCCGTACGGCATCGACCTGGGCGTGACGTACCCGCACGCGGACCTCGACGTGCTGCTGCCCGCCATGAAGGCCGGCCAGCGCGCCTGGCGGGACGCGGGCGCGGAGCAGCGCGCGGTGGTCTGCCTGGAGATCCTCAAGCGCATCAGCGACCGGACGCACGAGTTCGCGCACGCGGTCATGCACACCTCCGGCCAGGCGTTCATGATGGCGTTCCAGGCGGGCGGGCCGCACGCGCAGGACCGCGGCCTGGAGGCGGTGGCCTACGCGTACGTGGAGCAGGTGCGCACGCCGGACAACGCCGAGTGGACCAAGCCCCAGGGCAAGCGCGACCCGCTGGCCATGACCAAGCAGTTCACGCCGGTCCCGCGCGGCATCGGCCTGGTGATCGGCTGCAACACCTTCCCGACGTGGAACGGCTACCCGGGCCTGTTCGCCTCCCTCGCCACCGGCAACGCGGTCCTGGTCAAGCCCCACCCGCGCGCGGTGCTGCCCCTCGCGCTGACGGTCCAGGTCGCGCGCGAGGTGCTCGCCGAGACCGGCTTCGACCCGAACCTGGTGGCGCTGGCCGCCGAGCGCCCCGGCGAGGGCATCGCCAAGACGCTCGCGCTGCGCCCCGAGATCCGCATCATCGACTACACGGGCTCGACCACGTTCGGCGACTGGCTGGAGGCCAACGCCCGCCAGGCGCAGGTCTACACGGAGAAGGCCGGCGTCAACACGGTCGTCGTCCACTCCACGTCCGACTACAAGGGCATGCTCTCCAACCTGGCGTTCTCGCTGTCCCTGTACAGCGGCCAGATGTGCACGACCCCGCAGAACCTGCTCGTCCCCCGGGAGGGCATCTCCACGGACCAGGGGCCCAAGTCGTACGACGAGGTCGTCGCGGATCTCGCCAGGGCGGTGGACGGCCTGCTGGGCGACGACGCCCGGGCGAACGCGCTGCTCGGGGCGATCGTCAACCCGGACGTGAAGGCACGGCTGGAGAAGGCGGCGGGCCTGGGCGAGGTCGCCCTGCCCTCCCGGGAGATCACCAACCCGGACTTCCCGGAGGCGGTCGTCCGCACGCCGGTGATCGTGAAGCTGGACGGGGCCAAGCCGGACGCCGAGGCCGCGTACATGAGCGAGTGCTTCGGGCCGGTGTCCTTCGCCGTCGCGGTCGACTCGGTGGCGGACGCGGTGGAGCTGCTGGGCCGCACCATCCGCGAGAAGGGCGCGATGACGGTGGGCGCGTACACCACCGACGCCGAGGTCGAGCGGGCCGTGCAGGAGGTGTGCCTGGAGGAGGCGGCGCAGTTGTCGCTGAACCTGACGGGCGGGGTGTACGTGAACCAGACGGCCGCGTTCTCCGACTTCCACGGGTCGGGCGGCAACCCTGCGGCCAGCGCGGCGCTCTGCGACGGGGCGTTCGTCGCCAACCGGTTCCGGGTGGTCGAGGTGCGGCGGGAGGCCTAA
- a CDS encoding 3-hydroxyacyl-CoA dehydrogenase, translated as MTALDLSSPVAVVGTGTMGQGIAQVALVAGHPVRLYDALPGRAREAADAIGARLDRLVEKERLTAADRDAARARLLPAETLAELADCTLVVEAVLERLDVKQELFRELEDIVDDDCLLATNTSSLSVTAIGGALRVPGRFVGLHFFNPAPLLPLVEVVSGFATDVTYATRAYETARAWGKTPVACADTPGFIVNRIARPFYAEAFAVYEAQGADPATIDAVLRESGGFRMGAFELTDLIGQDVNESVTRSVWESFFQDVRFTPSLAQRRLVESGRLGRKTGQGWYDHGDGAERPEPDTAERRQPPAYVVAEGDLGPASELLAMIREAGVQVREEDEDNGTRLVLPSGGQLVLADGQTSVEFRDVVYFDLALDYRTATRIALSASQDTAPQTLAEAIGLFQALGKKVTVIGDVPGMIVARTVARIIDLAHDAVAKGVATEEDIDTAMRLGVNYPLGPFEWSRRLGRSWAYALLDDLHLRDPSGRYAPSLALYRHAHASDKREGTAS; from the coding sequence ATGACAGCACTGGACCTCAGCAGCCCCGTGGCCGTCGTCGGCACCGGCACCATGGGCCAGGGGATCGCCCAGGTCGCGCTGGTCGCGGGCCATCCCGTACGGCTGTACGACGCCCTCCCCGGGCGGGCGCGGGAGGCGGCCGACGCGATCGGGGCCCGCCTGGACCGGCTCGTCGAGAAGGAGCGGCTCACCGCCGCCGACCGGGACGCCGCCCGCGCCCGCCTGCTGCCCGCCGAGACCCTCGCCGAGCTCGCCGACTGCACCCTGGTCGTCGAAGCCGTCCTGGAGCGGCTGGACGTCAAGCAGGAGCTGTTCCGCGAGCTGGAGGACATCGTCGACGACGACTGCCTGCTCGCCACCAACACCTCCTCCCTGTCCGTCACCGCCATCGGCGGCGCCCTGCGCGTGCCCGGCCGCTTCGTCGGCCTGCACTTCTTCAACCCGGCCCCGCTGCTGCCGCTGGTCGAGGTCGTCTCCGGGTTCGCCACCGACGTCACGTACGCCACGCGCGCGTACGAGACCGCCCGCGCCTGGGGCAAGACGCCCGTCGCCTGCGCGGACACCCCCGGCTTCATCGTCAACCGCATCGCCCGGCCCTTCTACGCCGAGGCCTTCGCCGTCTACGAGGCGCAGGGCGCCGACCCGGCCACCATCGACGCCGTGCTGCGCGAGTCGGGCGGCTTCCGGATGGGCGCGTTCGAGCTGACCGACCTGATCGGCCAGGACGTCAACGAGTCCGTCACGCGGTCGGTCTGGGAGTCCTTCTTCCAGGACGTGCGCTTCACCCCGTCCCTCGCCCAGCGCCGCCTGGTCGAGTCCGGCCGGCTGGGCCGCAAGACGGGGCAGGGCTGGTACGACCACGGGGACGGCGCCGAGCGCCCCGAGCCGGACACCGCCGAGCGGCGGCAGCCGCCCGCGTACGTCGTCGCCGAGGGCGACCTGGGCCCGGCCTCCGAGCTGCTGGCGATGATCCGCGAGGCGGGCGTCCAGGTCCGCGAGGAGGACGAGGACAACGGCACCCGCCTGGTGCTGCCGAGCGGCGGCCAGCTGGTCCTCGCCGACGGGCAGACGTCCGTGGAGTTCCGGGACGTCGTCTACTTCGACCTCGCCCTGGACTACCGCACGGCGACCCGGATCGCCCTGTCCGCCTCCCAGGACACGGCCCCGCAGACCCTCGCCGAGGCGATCGGCCTGTTCCAGGCGCTCGGCAAGAAGGTCACCGTCATCGGTGACGTCCCCGGCATGATCGTCGCCCGCACGGTCGCCCGGATCATCGACCTCGCGCACGACGCCGTCGCCAAGGGCGTCGCCACCGAGGAGGACATCGACACCGCGATGCGCCTCGGCGTCAACTACCCCCTGGGGCCCTTCGAGTGGAGCCGCAGGCTCGGCCGCTCCTGGGCGTACGCCCTCCTGGACGACCTGCACCTGCGCGACCCCTCGGGGCGCTACGCGCCCTCCCTCGCGCTGTACCGCCACGCCCACGCCTCCGACAAGCGGGAGGGCACCGCCTCATGA
- a CDS encoding Lrp/AsnC family transcriptional regulator, translated as MAESPEDSGALPPARSLDAIDQDILRMLQADGRASIRSVAERVHVSRANAYARINRLVEDGVIRGFGARVNHERAGQGTSAYITLKIVQNSWRTVREQLRQLPGASHIALVGGDFDVLLLVHVSDNRSLRELVLTRLQAIPEVLSTRTLLVFEEEDLEPQG; from the coding sequence ATGGCCGAGAGCCCGGAGGACAGCGGTGCGCTGCCGCCGGCGCGGTCCCTGGACGCCATCGACCAGGACATCCTGCGCATGCTCCAGGCGGACGGCCGCGCCTCGATACGGTCGGTCGCCGAGCGGGTCCACGTCTCGCGCGCGAACGCCTACGCCCGCATCAACCGGCTCGTCGAGGACGGCGTCATCCGCGGCTTCGGCGCCCGCGTCAACCACGAGCGGGCCGGGCAGGGGACGTCGGCGTACATCACCCTGAAGATCGTCCAGAACTCCTGGCGCACGGTCCGCGAGCAGCTCCGACAGCTGCCCGGCGCCTCCCACATCGCCCTGGTGGGCGGGGACTTCGACGTGCTGCTGCTGGTGCACGTGTCCGACAACCGGTCGCTGCGCGAGCTGGTGCTGACCCGGCTCCAGGCGATCCCGGAGGTGCTGAGCACGCGCACGCTGCTGGTGTTCGAGGAGGAGGACCTGGAACCGCAGGGCTGA
- a CDS encoding DUF5819 family protein — MDAYDKGSDARHGPGAPTEPVPPAEPGPSLAPPPAESGRPLEPPPAEPGPPLEPGPRTGVAALSLRYQVVVAVALAVVAVGVCVHLGMMFLHVAPPNTVTREHGRAVDDWVYPEFEQNWKLFAPNPLQQNISVQVRAQVRGPDGMTLTTGWYDLSAEDGRAIDGNLLPSHTQQNELRRAWDFFVATHDGENRPVGLRGSLSETYLRRIAVLRLERDDAVRASTGGGGALERVQVRSRTSNVPPPEWSREKVSTTPSYRELPWWKVPQDEAEGGVR, encoded by the coding sequence ATGGACGCGTACGACAAGGGCTCGGACGCCCGGCACGGGCCGGGCGCGCCCACCGAGCCGGTTCCGCCCGCTGAGCCCGGCCCGTCTTTGGCGCCTCCTCCCGCCGAGTCCGGCCGGCCCCTGGAGCCTCCGCCCGCCGAACCCGGCCCACCCCTGGAGCCGGGCCCCCGCACCGGCGTCGCCGCGCTTTCCCTCCGCTACCAGGTCGTCGTCGCCGTGGCGCTGGCGGTCGTCGCGGTCGGGGTCTGTGTGCATCTGGGGATGATGTTCCTGCACGTCGCGCCGCCGAACACGGTCACCAGGGAACACGGCAGGGCCGTGGACGACTGGGTCTATCCGGAGTTCGAGCAGAACTGGAAGCTCTTCGCGCCGAACCCGCTGCAGCAGAACATCTCGGTCCAGGTGCGTGCCCAGGTCCGCGGGCCGGACGGCATGACGCTGACGACCGGCTGGTACGACCTGTCCGCCGAGGACGGCCGGGCGATCGACGGCAATCTGCTGCCCAGCCACACCCAGCAGAACGAGCTGCGCCGCGCCTGGGACTTCTTCGTCGCGACGCACGACGGCGAAAACCGACCGGTGGGCCTGCGCGGCTCGCTCTCCGAGACGTATCTGCGCCGGATCGCGGTGCTGCGCCTGGAACGCGACGACGCGGTGCGGGCGTCGACCGGGGGCGGCGGCGCCCTCGAACGGGTGCAGGTCCGCTCCCGCACCAGCAACGTGCCCCCGCCCGAGTGGAGCCGCGAGAAGGTCTCCACGACGCCGTCCTACCGCGAGCTGCCGTGGTGGAAGGTGCCGCAGGACGAGGCCGAGGGGGGTGTGCGGTGA